Proteins encoded in a region of the Rickettsia bellii RML369-C genome:
- a CDS encoding cryptochrome/photolyase family protein: protein MNKTSIVWLRRNLRLHDNKSFAAALRNSDKILPIFIFDTTILERFKNPHDRRLSFLANTLCLINDELKKLKGKLLVFYGKPLDIIPKLAATLKIENIYADEDYEPNNIERDKKVQELLGSNCTLNLYCDHLLIKPDRVLTKDNKAYKVYTPYMQAFRKFIADNGSISHNKLLTNYSYNLDGKLYTPQDIELKTIDLNIGKSEALKQIGYVYKEDELWQPKNAQNVLDKFITRRINRYKIDQDFLYLDGTSTISPYLRFGLVSIRECYRKAFNAASNPGSITWINELIWREFYATILYHFPNTVNEEFLEKYKNKIPWNNKKEYFDKFINAETGYPIIDAAVKQLVGDGWMHNRARMIVASFFSKNLLLDWRKGEEFFAQYLMDYELASNVGGWQWASSCGTDAQPYFRIFNPYTQGKNFDPDAEYIKKYLPILKNVQPHIIHNINSHKMYDNYPKPIVDYGLSRAKAIEVFKGIA, encoded by the coding sequence CAGCACTTCGTAATTCTGATAAAATACTGCCTATATTTATTTTCGATACCACTATCCTAGAAAGGTTTAAAAATCCACATGACAGACGGCTTTCCTTTTTAGCAAACACACTTTGTTTAATTAATGATGAACTCAAAAAGCTAAAAGGAAAGTTGCTAGTATTTTACGGCAAGCCTTTGGATATTATTCCAAAACTCGCAGCCACTCTAAAAATCGAAAATATTTATGCTGACGAAGATTATGAACCAAACAATATAGAACGAGACAAAAAAGTTCAAGAGTTGTTAGGTAGTAACTGCACACTTAATTTATATTGTGATCATTTACTTATAAAACCTGATAGAGTCTTAACAAAAGATAATAAGGCTTATAAAGTCTATACTCCTTATATGCAGGCTTTCCGTAAATTTATAGCAGATAATGGAAGTATATCACATAATAAGCTACTAACAAATTATAGTTATAATTTAGATGGTAAATTATATACGCCGCAAGATATAGAACTAAAAACTATTGATCTAAATATAGGGAAATCTGAAGCGTTAAAACAAATCGGTTATGTATATAAAGAAGATGAACTTTGGCAGCCTAAAAATGCTCAGAATGTTTTAGATAAATTCATTACAAGAAGAATAAATCGTTACAAAATTGATCAGGATTTTTTATATCTTGACGGCACAAGCACTATCTCACCTTATTTAAGATTCGGACTTGTATCGATAAGAGAATGTTATCGTAAGGCTTTTAATGCTGCTTCAAATCCAGGTAGTATAACGTGGATTAATGAACTAATTTGGCGAGAGTTTTATGCAACTATTTTATATCATTTTCCAAACACTGTTAATGAGGAATTCTTAGAAAAATACAAAAATAAAATTCCATGGAATAACAAAAAAGAATATTTCGATAAATTTATTAACGCAGAAACCGGTTATCCTATAATAGATGCAGCAGTTAAGCAGTTAGTCGGTGATGGCTGGATGCATAATAGGGCAAGAATGATAGTTGCTAGTTTCTTCAGCAAGAATTTGCTTTTAGATTGGCGGAAAGGCGAAGAGTTTTTTGCTCAGTACCTTATGGACTACGAACTCGCTTCTAATGTTGGCGGATGGCAATGGGCAAGCTCGTGCGGTACTGACGCTCAGCCTTATTTCCGTATTTTTAACCCTTATACTCAGGGGAAAAATTTTGACCCAGACGCTGAATATATCAAGAAATATTTACCCATCTTAAAAAATGTCCAACCGCACATCATCCACAATATAAATTCCCACAAAATGTATGATAACTACCCTAAACCGATAGTTGACTATGGATTATCACGAGCAAAAGCTATTGAGGTGTTTAAGGGAATTGCGTAA